One window of Vanessa cardui chromosome 5, ilVanCard2.1, whole genome shotgun sequence genomic DNA carries:
- the LOC124529878 gene encoding transmembrane protein 104 homolog — MFRRPWIIKKVMMPITETGDQYSVWVGLIYIFNLIVGTGALTLPAAFARAGWGLSTISLVFLAFMSFMNATYVIETMACANAVLKWKRLQLIKRNSVQENESDEEGTSSHAYGDLEDPLVCGESIPSRYYSLDKCIELGEMANLFLSKAGRTMFYCTLCVYLYGDLSIYSAAVSKSLMDVICSTVPSNVTNTTNWDVLPCFNSPSDSTSTYTRFDCYRVALLTFFGAMGPFVFFNVQKTKYLQLFTSGMRWLAFAIMISMAIHLLIVYGPQGKPPAFDFTGIPTLFGACVYSFMCHHSLPALISPIRGKSRLGLHLALDYGLISIFYLLLAFTGAFAFSTLNDLYTLNFVPTDNENILLEIVEYFLALFPVFTLSTSFPIIAITLRNNLQSLFLDTSRLDSYNFVFRKLLFPVVAVVPPLLLTYFLEDISILIKFTGSYAGTGIQYMIPTFLVLSARRHCTNLLGLGVVNRYKSPFSNIAWAIFVLLWACMCVILVTVNMFERNS; from the exons ATGTTTCGTCGTCCGtggataataaaaaaagtaatgatgCCCATCACCGAAACTGGTGATCAATATTCCGTATgg GTtggtttaatttacattttcaacTTGATAGTAGGGACTGGAGCCCTAACCCTCCCCGCAGCATTTGCCCGTGCAGGATGGGGTCTCAGCACAATATCACTGGTCTTCCTAGCGTTCATGAGCTTTATGAATGCTACATATGTGATAGAAACAATGGCATGTGCAAATGCTGTTTTAAAATGGAAGAGAttgcaattaattaaaagaaacagT GTCCAAGAAAATGAATCTGATGAAGAAGGGACATCATCCCATGCTTATGGTGATTTAGAAGATCCCCTTGTCTGTGGGGAGTCTATACCCTCCCGTTACTATAGTCTCGATAAATGTATTGAATTAGGTGAAATGGCAAACCTTTTCCTAAGTAAAGCGGGAAGAACAATGTTTTACTGCACTCtctgtgtatatttatatggaGACCTGTCTATATATTCAGCAGCAGTTTCAAAGTCATTAATGGATGTTATATG TTCGACAGTGCCGTCAAATGTAACAAATACAACAAATTGGGATGTTCTGCCATGCTTCAACTCCCCGTCAGACTCCACATCCACGTACACCCGCTTCGACTGCTATAGGGTCGCTCTGCTCACGTTCTTTGGAGCAATGGGGCCCTTCGTCTTCTTTAACGTGCAAAAGACCAAGTACTTACAGCTGTTCACGTCTGGCATGAGATGGCTGG CGTTCGCGATCATGATATCGATGGCGATACACCTGCTCATAGTATACGGGCCCCAGGGGAAGCCTCCAGCATTCGACTTCACAGGGATACCCACTCTCTTCGGAGCGTGCGTCTACTCCTTCATGTGTCACCACTCGCTGCCGGCGCTCATAAGCCCGATACGAGGGAAGAGTCGGCTAGGACTCCATCTCGCTCTAGACTACGGACTCATAAGCATATTTTATCTCCTTCTGGCATTCACGGGTGCGTTCGCGTTTTCAACGTTGAACGATTTGTATACACTTAACTTCGTGCCGACGGACAATGAGAATATACTATTGGAAATCGTAGAATATTTCCTCGCACTGTTCCCTGTCTTCACGCTGTCGACGAGTTTCCCAATAATAGCTATTACTTTAAGGAATAACCTTCAGAGTTTGTTCTTAGACACGAGCCGATTGGACTCGTATAATTTTGTGTTCAGGAAATTATTGTTTCCCGTCGTCGCCGTGGTGCCGCCGCTGTTGCTGACGTACTTCCTAGAGGATATAAGTATATTGATTAAGTTTACGGGATCGTACGCCGGTACCGGTATTCAATATATGATACCTACTTTCCTAGTGCTCTCTGCGAGACGACATTGTACGAATTTACTTGGGCTCGGGGTTGTCAATCGATACAAGAGTCCGTTCTCGAATATCGCGTGGGCCATATTCGTGTTGCTGTGGGCCTGCATGTGCGTCATACTGGTGACGGTTAATATGTTTGAGAGGAACTCATGA